In a single window of the Longimicrobium sp. genome:
- a CDS encoding helix-turn-helix transcriptional regulator, protein MPIIVKLDDMLYARRMTLTELSERIGITLANLSILKTGKARAVRFSTLEAICEALQCQPGDLLAFSDGSEPPAS, encoded by the coding sequence ATGCCGATCATCGTGAAGCTCGACGACATGCTCTACGCGCGCCGGATGACGCTCACGGAGCTGTCGGAGCGCATCGGGATCACGCTCGCCAACCTGTCGATCCTCAAGACCGGCAAAGCGCGCGCGGTCCGCTTCTCCACGCTGGAGGCGATCTGCGAGGCGCTGCAGTGCCAGCCGGGCGACCTGCTCGCGTTCAGCGACGGCTCGGAGCCGCCCGCCTCATGA
- the trpA gene encoding tryptophan synthase subunit alpha, protein MTLADAFAACRAQGRAALIPYITAGHPSPADTPALLRMLAEEGADVIELGVPFSDPLADGPTIQRSSFQAIEQGVDLRWTLERLAEFRATHSTPVVIFTYLNPILRHGVARFLADAAHAGAQGVLVTDLPVGADPELEAAFAASPLDLIRLIAPTTLPARVRVIAAAARGFVYYVSRTGVTGAQMSLAAGLAAEVDAVRAATCVPVAVGFGISTPEQAAVVAANADGVVVGSALVDLLGRAGVEGARPLVRGLRAAVQRPG, encoded by the coding sequence ATGACCCTCGCGGACGCCTTCGCCGCCTGCCGCGCGCAGGGGCGGGCCGCCCTGATCCCCTACATCACCGCCGGCCACCCCTCACCCGCGGACACTCCAGCCCTCCTGCGCATGCTGGCCGAGGAGGGCGCCGACGTCATCGAGCTGGGCGTGCCGTTCAGCGACCCGCTGGCGGACGGGCCCACCATCCAGCGGTCGTCGTTCCAGGCGATCGAGCAGGGGGTGGACCTGCGCTGGACGCTGGAGCGGCTGGCCGAGTTCCGCGCCACGCACTCCACGCCGGTCGTCATCTTCACGTACCTGAACCCCATCCTGCGCCACGGCGTCGCGCGCTTCCTGGCGGATGCGGCGCACGCGGGCGCGCAGGGGGTGCTGGTGACGGACCTCCCCGTGGGCGCCGATCCGGAGCTGGAGGCCGCCTTCGCCGCATCGCCGCTCGACCTGATCCGCCTGATCGCCCCCACCACGCTCCCCGCCCGCGTCAGGGTGATCGCGGCGGCGGCGCGCGGCTTCGTGTACTACGTCTCGCGCACGGGCGTGACGGGGGCGCAGATGTCGCTCGCCGCCGGTCTGGCCGCCGAGGTGGACGCCGTCCGCGCCGCCACGTGTGTCCCGGTGGCGGTGGGCTTCGGCATCTCCACCCCGGAGCAGGCCGCCGTCGTCGCCGCAAACGCGGACGGCGTGGTGGTGGGGAGCGCGCTGGTGGACCTGCTGGGGCGCGCCGGCGTGGAGGGCGCGCGTCCCCTGGTGCGCGGGCTGCGCGCCGCGGTCCAGCGCCCGGGCTGA
- the trpD gene encoding anthranilate phosphoribosyltransferase: MTTPDTASADDLGALIRAAATRPLSADEAERAFNEVMEGRATPVQMAALLVAIRVRGAVPSEVAGGVRALRRAMIPVPTDAAGLVDTCGTGGGAITTFNISTAAALLAAGAGVRVAKHGNRSFTSRCGSADVLEALGVRLDLPPDREAQVLEECGIVFMFAPLHHPAMKHVGPIRRELGMPTLMNVLGPVTNPAGARRQVVGVSDPALLELIAGALAELGHERALVVHGEPGLDEVSPIGTTEILEVNAGAVTRRTFDPATLGWEPFTARGLEGGDPQDNVRTVVSVLRGETGGVARAAVVLNAGAAIYVSGQAASLEDGIASAGAALDAGRGWDALQHLRDASRR, translated from the coding sequence ATGACGACACCGGACACGGCCTCCGCGGACGACCTGGGGGCGCTGATCCGCGCGGCGGCCACCCGGCCGCTGAGCGCGGACGAGGCGGAGCGGGCCTTCAACGAGGTGATGGAGGGGCGCGCCACCCCCGTGCAGATGGCGGCGCTCCTGGTCGCCATCCGCGTGCGCGGCGCGGTCCCGAGCGAGGTGGCGGGCGGCGTGCGCGCGCTGCGCCGCGCGATGATCCCCGTCCCCACCGACGCGGCGGGGCTGGTGGACACCTGCGGCACGGGCGGCGGCGCGATCACCACCTTCAACATCTCCACCGCGGCGGCGCTGTTGGCGGCGGGGGCGGGGGTGCGCGTGGCGAAGCACGGCAACCGCTCCTTCACCTCCCGCTGCGGCAGCGCCGACGTGCTGGAGGCGCTCGGCGTGCGGCTGGACCTGCCGCCGGACCGCGAGGCGCAGGTGCTGGAGGAGTGCGGGATCGTCTTCATGTTCGCGCCGCTTCACCACCCGGCCATGAAGCACGTGGGCCCCATCCGCCGCGAGCTGGGGATGCCGACGCTGATGAACGTCCTGGGCCCCGTCACCAACCCCGCCGGCGCGCGGCGGCAGGTGGTCGGCGTCTCCGACCCCGCGCTCCTGGAGCTGATCGCGGGCGCGCTGGCGGAACTGGGCCACGAGCGCGCGCTGGTCGTCCACGGTGAGCCGGGCCTCGACGAGGTGAGCCCCATCGGCACCACCGAGATCCTGGAGGTGAACGCCGGCGCCGTCACACGCCGCACCTTCGACCCCGCCACGCTCGGCTGGGAGCCGTTCACCGCGCGTGGCCTGGAGGGCGGCGATCCGCAGGACAACGTCCGCACCGTCGTCTCCGTGCTGCGCGGCGAGACGGGGGGCGTCGCGCGCGCCGCCGTGGTCCTCAACGCCGGCGCCGCCATCTACGTCTCCGGCCAGGCGGCCTCGCTGGAAGATGGCATCGCCTCCGCCGGCGCCGCCCTCGACGCGGGCCGCGGCTGGGACGCCCTCCAGCACCTCCGCGACGCTTCGCGACGCTAA
- a CDS encoding HD domain-containing phosphohydrolase produces MSAPATSTAAHSGDERLVQQRGRELLFAMASATRALQLYPLENQAVVNALAELDATARALLDQEGELSVRYVGDFFFVNDVRLRIDLASYATFGLVGRALHRHGIGTVEAFPGAGAGEWTAFLSLLMAEPHADDRFGHFAERLARSAVLHLAVHPDQDRDPETDENARQMAKRAYAHTVAVARETMSALRMGKGVSIRPVKRAVQSIVDQVLTNESSIFGLTTLRDYDEYTFTHSVNVCIFSVALGKKLGFDKHQLYELGLGALLHDVGKAKMPWELINKTGPLTTDEFKVMQEHPTEGLLTLFAMRGLAELPLRAMLVAYEHHMKIDQTGYPRSVRPRTPSLFGRIVAVADGFDAATTKRSYQAQPWPADHVLREMRDNQTRGFDPLIVKAFISMTGIYPVGSLVILDSYELAVVVAASTRPDAMHQPTVRIIHDSMGIPLDPAPLLDLTQLNPATGEPLRSIIKTTDPERYGIHVGDYFV; encoded by the coding sequence GTGAGCGCCCCGGCCACCTCCACCGCGGCGCACTCCGGCGACGAGCGCTTGGTGCAGCAGCGAGGCCGCGAACTCCTCTTCGCCATGGCGTCCGCCACGCGCGCCCTCCAGCTCTACCCGCTGGAGAACCAGGCGGTGGTCAACGCCCTGGCCGAGCTGGACGCCACCGCGCGCGCCCTGCTGGACCAGGAGGGCGAGCTCTCCGTGCGCTACGTGGGCGACTTCTTCTTCGTCAACGACGTGCGGCTGCGCATCGACCTCGCCAGCTACGCCACGTTCGGGCTCGTGGGCCGCGCGCTGCACCGGCACGGGATCGGCACGGTGGAGGCGTTCCCCGGCGCGGGGGCGGGGGAGTGGACGGCGTTCCTGTCGCTGCTGATGGCGGAGCCGCACGCGGACGACCGCTTCGGCCACTTCGCGGAGCGGCTGGCCCGCAGCGCCGTCCTGCACCTGGCCGTGCACCCGGACCAGGATCGCGACCCGGAGACGGACGAGAACGCCCGTCAGATGGCGAAGCGCGCCTACGCCCACACCGTCGCCGTCGCGCGCGAGACGATGTCGGCGCTGCGCATGGGCAAGGGCGTCTCCATCCGCCCGGTGAAGCGCGCGGTGCAGTCCATCGTGGACCAGGTGCTCACCAACGAGAGCTCCATCTTCGGCCTCACCACGCTGCGCGACTACGACGAGTACACCTTCACCCACTCGGTGAACGTGTGCATCTTCTCGGTGGCGCTGGGGAAGAAGCTGGGCTTCGACAAGCATCAGCTGTACGAGCTGGGGCTGGGGGCGCTGCTGCACGACGTGGGCAAGGCGAAGATGCCGTGGGAGCTGATCAACAAGACCGGCCCCCTGACCACCGACGAGTTCAAGGTGATGCAGGAGCACCCCACGGAGGGGCTCCTCACCCTCTTCGCGATGCGGGGGCTGGCCGAGCTGCCGCTGCGAGCGATGCTGGTGGCGTACGAGCACCACATGAAGATCGACCAGACGGGCTACCCACGCTCGGTGAGGCCGCGCACCCCCTCGCTCTTCGGGCGCATCGTGGCGGTGGCGGACGGCTTCGACGCGGCGACCACCAAGCGCAGCTACCAGGCGCAGCCCTGGCCCGCCGACCACGTGCTGCGCGAGATGCGCGACAACCAGACGCGCGGCTTCGATCCGCTGATCGTGAAGGCGTTCATCAGCATGACGGGCATCTATCCGGTGGGCTCGCTGGTCATCCTGGACAGCTACGAGCTCGCCGTGGTGGTGGCCGCCAGCACCCGGCCGGATGCCATGCACCAGCCCACGGTGCGCATCATCCACGACTCCATGGGGATACCGCTCGACCCGGCGCCCCTGCTCGACCTCACGCAGCTGAACCCCGCCACGGGCGAGCCGCTGCGATCCATCATCAAGACCACCGATCCTGAGCGGTACGGAATCCATGTCGGCGACTATTTCGTCTGA
- the trpB gene encoding tryptophan synthase subunit beta has translation MAREQRAGRFGEYGGRFVPETLITALDELEEVYAAAAADPAFWDELHALWRDFVGRPTPLYRARRLGEAAGADVWLKREDLNHTGAHKINNSLGQVLLARRMGKERIIAETGAGQHGVATATACALFGLRCIVYMGEEDVQRQALNVYRMKLLGAEVRPVSSGTRTLKDATNEAIRDWVTNVADTHYIIGSVVGPDPYPRMVRDFQSIIGRETREQMLAVEGRLPVAVVACVGGGSNAIGMFHPFVGDEGVELVGVEAAGEGLDTQRHAATLTLGKPGVLHGCLSYLLQDDAGQVAPAHSVSAGLDYPGVGPEHSALKDQGRATYAAVTDAEALDAFGRLARLEGIIPALETAHAIAYVLREGAKWAGKGPVVICLSGRGDKDVAQVAAMGTAVR, from the coding sequence GTGGCGCGCGAACAACGCGCCGGACGCTTCGGCGAATACGGCGGACGCTTCGTCCCCGAGACCCTGATCACCGCGCTGGACGAGCTGGAGGAGGTGTACGCCGCCGCCGCGGCCGACCCGGCGTTCTGGGACGAGCTGCACGCCCTGTGGCGCGACTTCGTGGGGCGGCCCACACCGCTGTACCGCGCCCGCCGCCTGGGCGAGGCGGCCGGCGCGGACGTGTGGCTGAAGCGCGAGGACCTCAACCACACCGGCGCGCACAAGATCAACAACTCGCTGGGGCAGGTGCTGCTGGCGCGGCGGATGGGGAAGGAGCGCATCATCGCCGAGACCGGGGCGGGGCAGCACGGGGTGGCCACCGCCACCGCCTGCGCCCTGTTCGGCCTGCGGTGCATCGTGTACATGGGCGAGGAGGACGTGCAGCGCCAGGCGCTCAACGTCTACCGGATGAAGCTGCTGGGAGCCGAGGTCCGCCCCGTCTCCAGCGGCACGCGCACCCTCAAGGACGCCACCAACGAGGCGATCCGCGACTGGGTCACCAACGTTGCCGACACGCACTACATCATCGGCTCCGTCGTCGGCCCGGACCCGTATCCGCGCATGGTGCGCGACTTCCAGAGCATCATCGGCCGCGAGACGCGCGAGCAGATGCTGGCCGTCGAGGGCCGCCTCCCGGTCGCGGTGGTGGCGTGCGTGGGTGGCGGCTCCAACGCCATCGGCATGTTCCACCCCTTCGTCGGCGACGAGGGTGTGGAGCTGGTCGGCGTGGAGGCCGCGGGCGAGGGGCTCGACACGCAGCGCCATGCCGCCACGCTGACCCTGGGCAAGCCGGGCGTCCTCCACGGCTGCCTGAGCTACCTCCTGCAGGACGATGCGGGCCAGGTCGCCCCCGCGCACTCCGTCTCCGCCGGCCTCGACTACCCGGGCGTGGGCCCCGAGCACTCCGCCCTCAAGGACCAGGGCCGCGCCACCTACGCCGCCGTCACGGACGCGGAGGCCCTCGACGCCTTCGGCCGCCTCGCGCGACTCGAAGGCATCATCCCCGCCCTCGAAACCGCCCACGCCATCGCCTACGTGCTGCGCGAGGGTGCGAAGTGGGCCGGCAAGGGGCCTGTCGTCATCTGTCTGAGCGGGCGGGGGGACAAGGACGTGGCGCAGGTGGCGGCGATGGGGACGGCAGTGCGTTAG
- the trpC gene encoding indole-3-glycerol phosphate synthase TrpC: protein MISNILDRIVATKREELRGLAGTAPELRSRAADAPPPRGFATSLRRPGEVRLLAEVKRRSPSAGEIRPGADPAEVARAYQQGGAAAVSVLTDREYFGGDLDALRSVASAVALPVIRKDFVIDPLQVWEARGAGADAVLLIVRILDDELLRELHAQIRELGMDALVEAHNPDEVERALAAGATLLGINNRDLDTFVTDLDLSVRLAGAVPAGVTLVAESGIRAASDVDRLGAAGVDAILVGESLMRQEDLRAAAAALAGRPKVERV, encoded by the coding sequence GTGATCTCAAACATCCTGGACCGCATCGTCGCCACCAAGCGCGAGGAGCTGCGCGGCCTTGCCGGAACCGCCCCCGAACTGCGCTCCCGCGCGGCCGACGCGCCGCCTCCGCGGGGCTTCGCCACTTCGCTGCGCCGTCCCGGCGAGGTGCGCCTGCTGGCCGAGGTGAAGCGCCGCTCCCCGTCCGCCGGCGAGATCCGCCCCGGCGCAGATCCGGCCGAGGTCGCCCGCGCGTACCAGCAGGGCGGGGCGGCGGCCGTCTCCGTGCTCACCGACCGCGAGTACTTCGGCGGCGACCTGGACGCCCTCCGCAGCGTGGCGTCCGCGGTGGCGCTCCCCGTCATCCGCAAGGACTTCGTCATCGACCCGCTGCAGGTGTGGGAGGCGCGCGGCGCGGGGGCGGACGCGGTGCTGCTGATCGTGCGCATCCTGGACGACGAGCTCCTGCGCGAGCTTCACGCGCAGATCCGCGAGCTGGGGATGGACGCGCTGGTGGAGGCGCACAACCCGGACGAGGTGGAGCGCGCCCTTGCCGCCGGCGCTACCCTGCTGGGGATCAACAACCGCGATCTGGACACTTTCGTCACCGATCTGGACCTGTCGGTGCGGCTGGCCGGCGCGGTGCCCGCCGGGGTGACGCTGGTGGCGGAGAGCGGGATCCGCGCGGCTTCGGACGTGGACCGGCTCGGCGCGGCCGGTGTAGACGCAATCCTCGTGGGCGAGTCGCTGATGCGGCAGGAGGACCTGCGCGCCGCGGCCGCCGCCCTGGCCGGGCGCCCCAAGGTGGAGCGGGTGTGA
- the lexA gene encoding transcriptional repressor LexA, with protein MALTKKQRQILDYVESFVETNGYSPSYEEIAEHFQYSSLATVHEHLTNLEQKGFLRKNYNKSRSLEVVRADLHAPAIELPLMGTVAAGLPLEVTDGLQETVTVPHDMVRRGNNYVLRVKGDSMIDEQIRDGDYIIVNSRQTADNGEMVVALVSDGTVGGSATVKKFYREKDGKVRLQPANPTMEPMYFPADAVQIQGIVVGVIRKY; from the coding sequence ATGGCGCTCACGAAGAAGCAGCGGCAGATCCTGGACTACGTCGAATCCTTCGTGGAGACGAACGGGTACTCCCCGAGCTACGAGGAGATTGCGGAGCACTTCCAATACTCCTCGCTGGCGACCGTCCACGAGCATCTCACCAATCTGGAGCAAAAGGGCTTCCTGCGGAAGAACTACAACAAGAGCCGGTCTCTTGAAGTGGTCCGCGCGGACCTGCACGCTCCGGCCATCGAGCTCCCCCTGATGGGCACCGTCGCGGCGGGTCTCCCGCTGGAGGTGACGGACGGCCTGCAGGAGACGGTCACGGTTCCCCACGACATGGTGCGGCGCGGCAACAACTACGTCCTCCGCGTCAAGGGAGACTCCATGATCGACGAGCAGATCCGCGACGGCGACTACATCATCGTCAACTCCCGCCAGACGGCGGACAACGGGGAGATGGTGGTGGCGCTGGTCTCGGATGGGACGGTGGGCGGCTCCGCCACGGTCAAGAAGTTCTACCGGGAGAAGGACGGCAAGGTGCGCCTGCAACCGGCCAACCCCACCATGGAGCCGATGTACTTCCCGGCGGATGCGGTGCAGATCCAGGGGATCGTGGTCGGCGTCATCCGTAAGTACTGA
- a CDS encoding DUF2975 domain-containing protein gives MPRPYPDALALTRRVLRIVIVLNLLLGFLILALLIATLVAQTFVVAALGVPPRNQSAALILGMRLVMVLGIASVPLAHLVLKRLQAIVDTVGQSDPFVAENAVRMRTIAWAVLGMELMHLAIGVIAAAVSTREQPFDVDWSFSFTPWVAVLLLFVLARVFEQGALMRDDLQGTV, from the coding sequence GTGCCCCGACCGTACCCCGATGCCCTGGCACTCACCCGGCGAGTCCTGCGGATCGTGATCGTGCTGAACCTGCTGCTGGGCTTCCTGATCCTGGCGCTGCTGATCGCCACGCTCGTCGCACAGACGTTCGTGGTCGCCGCGCTCGGTGTGCCGCCGAGAAATCAGAGCGCGGCGCTGATCCTGGGGATGCGCCTCGTGATGGTGCTCGGCATCGCCTCGGTTCCGCTCGCGCACCTCGTCCTCAAGCGCCTGCAGGCCATCGTGGACACGGTTGGGCAGTCGGATCCGTTCGTGGCGGAGAACGCGGTGCGGATGCGGACGATCGCGTGGGCGGTGCTGGGGATGGAGCTCATGCACCTCGCGATCGGCGTGATCGCGGCCGCCGTGTCCACCCGGGAGCAGCCGTTCGACGTCGATTGGAGCTTCTCCTTCACGCCCTGGGTCGCGGTGCTGCTGCTCTTCGTGCTCGCGCGCGTCTTCGAGCAGGGCGCCCTCATGCGCGACGACCTGCAGGGAACGGTCTGA
- a CDS encoding phosphoribosylanthranilate isomerase gives MTHPEVKVCGLTRHEDARVAAEAGAAYLGAVFAPGGRRTVTPEAARVIFGDLPARRVGVFVDASLDELEAAGRAAGLDVVQLHGDETPELAAELRARGWTVWKALRPRTGAELAAEAPRWAGSVDALLLDGFSTAARGGTGASFPWAEVAAHRDAVPDGVALIAAGGLRPENVAEAAAILHPDVVDVSSGVESAPGLKDGEAVRRFIQAAHSPFPIPHSRQS, from the coding sequence GTGACGCATCCCGAGGTCAAGGTCTGCGGCCTGACGCGCCACGAGGACGCGCGGGTTGCAGCCGAAGCCGGCGCCGCGTACCTGGGCGCCGTTTTCGCGCCCGGCGGCCGCCGCACGGTGACGCCGGAGGCCGCTCGCGTTATTTTTGGCGATCTCCCCGCGCGCAGGGTCGGCGTCTTTGTGGACGCTTCGCTTGACGAGCTGGAGGCCGCCGGGCGCGCGGCCGGGCTCGACGTGGTGCAGCTTCACGGCGACGAGACGCCGGAGCTGGCGGCGGAGCTCCGGGCCCGCGGCTGGACGGTGTGGAAGGCGCTGCGCCCCCGCACCGGCGCCGAGCTGGCGGCCGAGGCGCCGCGCTGGGCCGGCTCGGTGGACGCGCTCCTCCTGGACGGCTTCAGCACCGCGGCCCGCGGCGGCACCGGCGCATCGTTCCCGTGGGCCGAGGTCGCCGCGCACCGCGACGCCGTCCCGGACGGGGTCGCCCTGATCGCGGCCGGCGGCCTGCGCCCCGAGAACGTGGCCGAGGCGGCCGCCATCCTCCACCCCGACGTGGTGGACGTGAGCTCGGGAGTCGAATCGGCCCCCGGCCTCAAGGACGGGGAAGCGGTGCGCCGGTTCATCCAGGCGGCCCATTCCCCATTCCCCATTCCCCATTCCCGGCAGTCCTGA
- a CDS encoding HEAT repeat domain-containing protein has product MSDSLLQTSASASSAAHMAADPLRAEVREVVQGISKALRAHLLYEGKSPALDRFMELLAARMAQLWEQMPHLTLSVEERELHWHGAAVFQSDERDNLAFLLYRDGVREITLRRGFEEEELQRLVEILAHAHQVRGADVDDLLTIFWEKDWLCFRYRYVEALPDGVHLPDAVSGETKTVAAPRAEAEQAPRATVTTDDFREAVYFLDQTELNRLAAEVRAEMERDLWTGVLTALFDRLQDGTHARQEQVMEVLGDAIPTLLGAARVDLAAYVVGEMVSVATTARLAPGVLRGVRALFAQLAEPATVAELVRTVEEAGERVRDDDLSTLLSFFPPEALGPLVRAAESSGSQRVRATVQSAAERLGDANREHLVRLLAEADATLVTGAARLVGRLRVQTAAGEVTRLLSRSEAAVRLAAVEALQEIRSPSSAGALEAALEDVDREVRVAAARALGTLRYAPARPKLEAALDSRRLRDSELSERIAFFEAYGGVAGAEGVPVLDRVLNGKSWLGRRESGETRACAALGLGRIRHPAAEKALNAAAADADPVVRSAVGRALRTMRQ; this is encoded by the coding sequence ATGTCCGATTCACTCCTCCAGACCAGCGCCAGCGCATCTTCGGCCGCCCACATGGCCGCGGACCCGTTGCGCGCGGAAGTCAGGGAGGTGGTGCAGGGGATCTCCAAGGCGCTGCGGGCGCACCTGCTGTACGAGGGGAAGAGCCCCGCGCTGGACCGCTTCATGGAGCTGCTCGCCGCGCGCATGGCGCAGCTCTGGGAGCAGATGCCGCACCTGACGCTCTCGGTTGAGGAGCGCGAGCTGCACTGGCACGGCGCCGCCGTCTTCCAGAGCGACGAGCGCGACAACCTCGCCTTCCTCCTCTACCGCGACGGGGTGCGCGAGATCACGCTGCGCCGCGGCTTCGAGGAGGAAGAGCTCCAGCGGCTCGTGGAGATCCTGGCCCACGCGCACCAGGTGCGCGGCGCGGATGTGGACGACCTTCTCACCATCTTCTGGGAGAAGGACTGGCTCTGCTTCCGCTACCGCTACGTGGAGGCGCTCCCGGACGGGGTGCACCTTCCCGATGCGGTTTCGGGCGAGACGAAGACGGTGGCCGCGCCGCGCGCGGAGGCGGAGCAGGCACCCCGCGCCACCGTCACCACCGACGACTTCCGCGAGGCGGTCTACTTCCTCGACCAGACGGAGCTGAACCGCCTGGCCGCCGAGGTGCGCGCCGAGATGGAGCGCGACCTGTGGACGGGAGTGCTCACGGCGCTCTTCGACCGGCTGCAGGACGGCACGCACGCGCGGCAGGAGCAGGTGATGGAGGTGCTGGGCGACGCCATTCCCACGCTGCTGGGCGCGGCGCGGGTGGACCTGGCGGCGTACGTGGTGGGGGAGATGGTCTCCGTCGCCACGACGGCGCGGCTGGCGCCGGGGGTGCTGCGCGGGGTGCGCGCCCTCTTCGCCCAGCTCGCCGAGCCCGCCACCGTCGCCGAGCTGGTGCGCACCGTGGAAGAGGCCGGCGAACGGGTGCGCGACGACGACCTCTCCACCCTCCTCTCCTTCTTCCCCCCCGAAGCGCTGGGCCCCCTCGTCCGCGCCGCGGAGAGCAGCGGCTCGCAGCGCGTGCGCGCCACCGTGCAGAGCGCCGCCGAGCGCCTGGGCGACGCCAACCGCGAGCACCTGGTGCGCCTGCTGGCCGAGGCGGACGCGACGCTGGTGACTGGCGCCGCGCGGCTCGTCGGGCGGCTCCGCGTGCAGACGGCGGCGGGTGAGGTCACGCGCCTCCTGTCGCGCTCCGAGGCGGCGGTGCGGCTGGCGGCGGTGGAGGCGCTGCAGGAGATCCGCTCGCCGTCGTCGGCGGGGGCGCTGGAGGCGGCGCTGGAGGACGTGGACCGCGAGGTGCGCGTGGCCGCCGCACGCGCGCTCGGCACGCTGCGCTACGCCCCCGCGCGCCCCAAGCTGGAGGCCGCGCTCGACTCCAGGCGCCTGCGCGACTCCGAGCTCTCGGAGCGCATCGCCTTCTTCGAGGCGTACGGCGGCGTGGCGGGCGCGGAGGGGGTGCCGGTGCTGGACCGCGTGCTCAACGGCAAGAGCTGGCTGGGCCGCCGCGAGTCCGGGGAGACGAGGGCCTGCGCGGCGCTGGGCCTGGGCCGCATCCGCCACCCCGCCGCCGAGAAGGCGCTCAACGCCGCCGCCGCCGATGCGGACCCCGTGGTGCGGAGCGCGGTGGGCCGCGCCCTGCGGACGATGCGCCAGTGA